In Mycoplasma sp. OR1901, the genomic window TTGATTATTTGATCAATTAAATTTTGATCTGTAATTTGTTTTAAATTATGTTCTTCAAGTAAATTATCAATTTCACCTTCATAGTTGACTAAAAGTGGAATTAATTTTTTAAGTGATTTACTTGAAATGATTTCTTGATCTAAAAGTTCAAGAGATTTTTTAATATTACTTGGTTTAATGTTTAATTCATATGCTTTTACTGAATTGGTATTAGCTAACGATACTATTTCAGCAAAGAATATTTTTGATAATTTATTTTTATCGGGGTATTCTATTGAATCAAAATAATTAGCTAATTCAATATCGTCTACTAAACTATCAATATAGATTTGTTGAATTTCATTATCTAAATATCTTTGTTCTCTTTGGTTTGGTAATTCGTTTAATTTTACTGAATCTATAAATTCTTTAGAAAGTTTAATATATGGTATGTTAGGTTCAGGGAAATATTTGTATTCAACTGTACCTGTTTTTGTTCTCATAACTATATTTGAGTTACTTTTATCATCAAATCTTTTAGTTTGTTGAAGTATTTTTTCACCCATAAGAAGTTGTTTAGCTTGTGATTCAATTTCATTTTCAATAGCTTTTTTAATATTTGAAAGTGAGTTCATATTTTTAATTTCAACTTTTGTTCCGAAAGTTTCATAACCATATGGACGTAGCGAAATATTAATATCTGCACGAAGTGATCCTTGTTCAAGTTTACCTTCTGAGATACCTAATGCTAAAACAGTTTTTTTGATCATATCTACATATGCTGCCGCTTCATCGGCACTTCTTATAACGGGGTAAGTAACAATTTCTATTAACGGAACACCAGCACGATTATAGTCTAATTGTGTAGCATCTTCATTGTGGTGTTGTCTTGCTGTATCTTCTTCAAGATGTATTCTTTCAATTCGAATTTCTTTTTTATTACCATTAGGTAATTTAATTTCAAGTGTTCCATCTGAACCGATTGGACGGAAGAATTGAGTAATTTGGTAACCCTTAGGTAAATCAGGATAAAAATAATTTTTACGATCAAAATGTAATTCATCATCAATTTTCATATTAAGTGCTTTAGCTAAAGCTATAGCGTATTTAACTGCTTGTTTATTTACAAGTGGTAAAGTTCCTGGGTAAGCTAAATCAATTTGGTTTGCGTATGTATTAGGTTCTGCATTAAAATCAATTAAGGCCGGAGAAAACATTTTTGTTTTAGTTTTTAGTTCGATATGAATTTCAATACCGATAATTACTTCAAAATTTTTCATCTATTTTCCTCCTAATAATTCTTCAAAATATTCTGCGATACCTAGAAGTTTTGCGTCTGAATATATTTTTGATTCTAAAGTTAAGTTATATGGTAGGTTTTGATGTTCACTAAATGGTATTGTTATTGAAGGGTAACCACCTAAATTAGCTGCTGTTAATATGAATTCTAAAACACCATATTTGCTACCTTGATCAAATTTTGGGGCAATACCACCAAAAGCTTCGAAAATAACAACATCATATTTTTCGTGTAAATCATTCATGTAATCTTTAATTACACGACGTGCTTTTTGAGCTTTAATAAAGATTTCTTCGATATTTTCTGAATAAAGGAAATAACTACCAAGTGATAATCTTTCTTCTACCATTTTTCCGAATTTTTCACTTCTTGTATTTTTAATTACTTCTTCTCATGTTTCACCATTAACTCTTGAACCAAAAGCGATACCGTTTAAATTTGCTAAGTTCGAGCTTGCTTCTGAGAATGAAATCACTTTATATGTAGGTTTAATAGTATTTAAAATATCTAAATTCGGTTCAATAATATCAACTTGAATTCCTTCATTTATTAGTTTAGAAGTTAATTCTTTCATAGATTCATTAACATATTTTTCGGAGAATTTAGAAAAGTCTAAAACCGCAACTTTGTTTGGTTTAGTTTTTATAACTTGGTCAATAGGTAGATCTAAACTAGTCATATCATGCTTATCTTTACCGAATAAAACTTGTGAAGTTACTATTGTGTCATTAACATTATGTGAGAAATAAGCGACTGTATCAAGTGATGAAGCGTAAGCGAATAAACCGTATCTACTAATTGCTCCGTATGAAGGTTTAAAACCAACCGAACCATTATAACTAGCAGGTAGTCTAACACTATCACCTGTATCACTTGCAAGAGCAATCGAAATATTTTTATCAAAAGTTGCGATAGAACCTGAAGATGAACCACCTGATAATCTTGTTGGGTCTAATTTGTTTTTAACTAAACCGTAGGCACTATGAGTACCTGTACCACCTAATGCAAGTTCGTCTAAATGAAGTTTTGCAGGGATCAAGGCACCTTCTTTAATAAATTTTTCAATAACTGTAGCGTTATAATGTGTATTAAAGTTTTCTAAAATTAAACTTGAAGCACTTGTTGGAGCATTGTCTGTTGCATAATTATCTTTTACAGTAATTACTACATCTTTAAATAATCCATTATTACTATTTTGGGGGTTTTCATATAAATGTGCAACCGAATTATTAGTATCGTTTTTTAAATTTTCAAGTGCTTGTTTTAAATTACCTTTTATTTTAATAGTTCTATTCATTATTTAACCACCTTTTTAATTGTTACATAATCATCATCTGAAGTTGCTGCATTTGATAAAATTTGAGATTTATTAATAGACTTAAATTCGTTATCAAATTCATCATCTCTTAATAAGTCAATTTTATATTCTTCATTTATGTGTGAAAGTGGTTTAACTTTATCTAAATCTAACTTATCAAAACTTTTAAGTTCGTTTTCAAGCTCATGTCAATTTTCAATAATGTGATCTAAAACTTCATCACTAGGATTAAACATAAGAGAATTAACTATTTCTTTTATTTTTTCTTTATTTACTGTCATTTTGCTCCTATCATTTTGGTAGTGAGTAAAACTCAAAACCATTTAAATATTTTAAGTCTCCATTTAAATTTTGGAGTTTTAAGTAGTAAGAATGTAACATTAGTCTTTCAGCTTTTTTTCCGCCGTATTTTATGTCACCATAAATTGGTTTACCTAAAAATTTAAGTGTTAGTCTAATTTGATGTTTACGACCAGTTAAAATTTGTGCAATTTTTTTATTTTTTTCAGTATATAGTATTGTTTTTGAATATTTCGAACCCTCTTTTGGTTTTGGTGATGCTTTAATTTTTCCGGTTAAGTTATCTTTTGAAAAATAAAGTTCAATTTCTCTATGCGGTTCATTAAAATCACTTTTAAATATATATTTTTTTTCAAAATTAGTGATCTTATCGTTTAAATGTTTAACTGTTTGGTAATTTTTACCATAAATTATTAACCCACTTGTTTCTTTATCGAGTCTACCAACATGGCTAGGTTTAAAACTATCAACTTGCTTAAATTTTAAATATGATAAAACCTGATTATCTAAAGAATCGTCAGATCCATGAACTTCAACTCCGATTTTTTTATCTACTATTAATATGTTTTCATCTTCGTAAATAACATCAAAGTTTTGTTCTACTTTGAATAATTGTCCTTTTTCTTTTTTGTCATAAACTCCATAAATAACTATTTGATCATTTTCTTGAACAATTACAGTTTTGTCGTTTATTCTTTTTCCGTTTATTTTTATATCCTTTTTACGAAATAGGCTTTCTAATTTACTTTTTGGTAAATTGATTAAGTATTTAGCAATTAGTTTATAAATTGTACGACCAGAGTCGTTTTTTGTAGCTAAAATTTCAAACATTCTTTCTCCTTATTATAATTATTAATTATACATTAATTATAGTTTATTGTTGTATAAAATAAGATAACGCCATTAATAAATAGAGTTATCTTATAGTCAAAAAAGTTTATTTTGTTAATTCAATTTGATATAGATTTTTTACATTTTTAGACATTTTTTTAAGGATTTTTAATTCTTTTGCAAATTCTTCTAATTTAATAAAATCTTCATAATCTTGTTTTGTTGATCATCTTTGGATAACAAGGATTTTTTCTTCTGACATTAATCCATACTCATATGAAAGGTTTTTTTCTTTCATTCTTGTTTTTTGTGTAAACACATATAAATAGTCTATAAAACCTTTTAATTTTTCAGGATCTATTGTATAAATTGTTGCTTGTGCGTATATCATTTTCTCTCCTTAATTAAATTTTAAACGTTTATATAAAATAAATGATTCTGCTAGTTTTTTATTATCAAATTTATTAAAATCTAAAATTTCTTCTAATTTAAAATCATTAAAATCTAATGCTTTAGCTACTTCAGAAACTTTATTAGGTAAAACAACTGAATAATAAGTTGAAAGTGCATATATACCGTTTAATAATCTAACTAAAATTTGTTCTAATCTATCTAAATCTGTTATTGTTCAAGGTTTAGTTAAATCAATATATTTGTTTAATTGGTTTCCAAGTTCATTCGCAACTTGAAATGCTTTGTTTATTTTAAATTCATCAAAATTATTTTTATATTCATCGACTGATTTGATAATTTCTTGTTCGACGTCTAAATCTTCTTGGAATGAAGTTTTTTTGTATTTTATTGGGCTAGCAAATGAGTTGCTTTTCATTTTTAATGTACGTGCTATTAAATTACCGTATGTATTAATTAATTCTGCATTAATTATGTTTACAAATCTTTCTTCATCAAATACAATATCATCACCAAGTGGGCTTTGACTAACAAAAAAGTATTTAATTATCTCTGCATCATATTTTTCTAGTAATTTGTATGGGTCAACTACATTATTTTTTGATTTTGACATTTTACCAGTTGGGGTAATTATTCATCCATGTGATTGTATTTTTGTTGGTAATTTTAAGTTTAGTGCTTTTAAAAATATTGGTCAATAAATCATATGGAATCTAGCAATTTCTTTACCGATTAAATGTACAACTTCTGCATTTTCATTTTCTCAATATTCTTTAAAATCATTTTTATGATTTCCGTTAATATCAAAACCTAATGCAGTTATGTAATTAGCAAGTGCATCTAATCATACATATACAGTGTGAGTTGGGTCCTCATTAACTTTGATTCCTCAATCAATTTTAGTTCTTGTTATTGATAAATCTTCAAGACCTTTAGAAATAAAATTGCTAATCATTTCATTTTCTATTTTTTTAGGAGCTAAAAATTCATTGTTTTTATTTATATATTCAACAAGTCAATCCTGAAATAAGTTCATCTTGAAAAAGTAACTTTCTTCAGAAACTAAAGTTAGTTCATGATCTGAAGTTGGGTGGTAAAATTTTCCGTCTCTTTTAACCGCTTGAGTTTCTGTAAGAAATTCTTCATCTGGTATTGAGTATAAACCTTGATATTGATCTTTGTAAATGAATTCTTGTTTTAAGAAATAACTAAAAATATCTTGTATAGTTTTTTTATGATTTTCAGAAGTAGTTCTTGAATAGTAATCGTATTCTATACCAAAGTCTTTTCACATTTGTTGAAATTTAACTGCTAAATCATCAACAAACTCTTGTGGGTGCACACCTTTTTCTTCTGCTTTTTGTTGTATTTTTAAACCGTGTTCGTCTGAACCAGTTAACATTTTTACATCGTAACCATTTAATTTCTTATAATTAGCAATAACTCAAGTTAATGCAGTTGTATATAAATGACCAATATGTAAATTACCACTTGCATAATAAATAGGTGTAGTTATATAAAATGTTTTTTTCATATTACTCCTTAATTTTGATTGGTTTGTAAATTTCTTTTATTTCTGGTAAATAATCATGATTTAATTTATCATCATCGGCATGTAAGTATAAATTAGGTAAAAAGTGAGTACCTCAACCTGATTGATATCTAGCTTCTATCAGGGCGAATTTAGGTTTTTCAGTTGAACGTGTGAAAACATATTGAACTCTTTTAGGTTCAAAATTATGTTTTCTCATTAAAGTGAATGCATCGATCGAACGTTCAATCGGTAAAACAACAGCTAAATAGCCTTTTTGCTCAATTATTTTTGAACATCCTAAGAATAATTGATCTAAATTTAATTTTACTTCATGAGTCGCAATTAATTTAGCTTCATTTCAATCTTTTTTGATTTTTGTTTTATCAAAGGAATAAAACGGAGGATTGCAAAAAATTACTTGGTATTTAGGATTAACATTTTTGTTATGTTCTTTTCAAAAAATATTGAAGTCTTCATTTATTAAGTTTATTTGATCATCTAACTTATTAAAATTAACATTGAATTGTGCTAAATCATAGGCATCTTTTTGAATTTCTACGGCATCAATTTTAAGTTTTTTGCTTCTTGAAGCAACAAAAATTGACAAAGCACCATTATTGGCACCAATTTCAAGTGCTCTTGTTATTTTAGGATTTAATGTTACGTAATTACCTAACAAAATAGTATCAACCGAATAGTTGAACATATCTTTATCCTGGTACACATATAAATCTGAATCAAAACCAAGATTATTTTTTACAATATTACGATTTTTTAAAGCGTCTAGTTTCATGGTTTTTTCTAAATTGTTCGTCTTTTTCTTTTTTAGCAATAAACTCTGGGTATAAAGAAGCTAAACAACAATCTACTTTTCCTTCTACTAAATCAACACCTAAAATTACAACATCAACAAAATCACCTATAGTAAATGTTTTTTTAGTTTTTGTACCGGTTAATTTTGTTAAGGTGTCATTCGCTTCATAAATATCATCAATTAAAGATGTTTTGTGAACTAAACCACTTGCTTTAAAGTCAAATTCTACAAAGAATCCAAAGTTTAAAACACTTAAAATTTGAACTTTATATTTTTTACCAACTTGGTTTTTCAAGAATTCAGCAAATTTTAGGTCATTTACGTTTCTTTCGATTTGAACTGCTTTTTGTTCTGCTTTAGTATTTAAATCACCAAAAGTAATAACTTTAGATCTATATTCTTCAACTTGATCTTGTTTTTTATCGAATAAAAAGTTTCTGATAACTCGATGAATTACTAAATCTGGATATCTACGTATTGGACTTGTGAAGTGACAATAGTGTTCTGAAGCTAATCCAAAGTGACCAATATTTTCTGGTGAATAAATAGCTTTTTGCATTGTTCTTAGGAACATTAATTTAATAAAATCATCGTTTCTATATTCTTTAATTTTTTCAACGATTTTTGAAAAATTCTTTGGTGTTAATTTGTTAAAGTTTAAATCTTGTGATTTGATACCTATCGCTTCAAGGGTATTTTTTAAGTTTGTTATTTTTTCTTGATCAGGTAATTCGTGTATACGATATAAAACAGGAAGTTTTTTGTCGTATAAGTATTTTGCAACAGTTTCATTTGCTCTAACCATAAAGTCTTCAATTAAAACTTCTGAAAAACCACGTTCATTAATTAAAATATGACTAACTCTTCCTTCGCTATCAAGTTTAATTTTAGGTTCAACTATTTCGAAGTCAACATAACCTTGATTTGTTTTGAATTTATGTAAAATTAAACTTAACTCTTTTGCTTCATTTAACATTACTTTAAGTTCATCAACACTATTTTTTTGTTCTTGAGTAAAGCCTAAATCGTTTTCATTATAGTATTTATCTACTTGTTTATAGGTAAGTCTAAATTTACTTTCAATAATTCCTTGGAATATTTCAACATTTACATTATTACCGAATTGATCAATTTCCATTTCACAAGCAATAACAAATCTTTTTTCATTTGGATTAAGTGAACAAATTCCGTTTGATAATCCGAATGGTAACATTGGAATAACTCTATCAACTAAATAAATACTTGTACCACGTTTAAGTGCCTCGTTATCGATTTCGGTTCCTTCTTTTACGTAGTGAGAAACATCGGCAATATAAACTCCTAAAAAATAATTTCCGTTATCTAGTTTTTTAACATAGATAGCATCATCAAAGTCTTTAGTTTCGTCACCATCGATTGTAACGATCATTTTATCTGTTAGATCAATTCTTCTTGAAAGATCCTCATTTTCGATAGTTTCAGGTATATTTGAAATTTCAGTATCTAAAATTTCAGGGAAATTGTTAGGTGCTTTAATTTGTTCTAAATATGATTTTACATAAACCATTGGATCGGCTTCGTTTGTTATAACTTTACTAATTTCGATTAGTACGTTTTTAGAATCATATCTTAAAATTTTAGCAACAACTAAGTCGTTAAGTTTAATTGGAACTAAGTTAGGAACAATGGTTCAAGTTAAACTTTTCATTTTAGCTTCAACAGGAACAAAATAATTAGTATTATTTTTTAGTTTTATAAAACCAACAATTTCATCATTACCACGTTCTAGTATTTCTACGACAACTCCACTGGTTAAGTCTGCTTTATCCCCTTTTGGATTTTTAAAAACTTTAACTTTAACCTTGTCGTTATGCAATGCGCTATTAAAATTAAAATTTCTAATATAAACACTATCTTTAGTGTTATTTTCTTCGTCAATGTTATAATCAACAAATCCAAACTGGCCTTTATTATTTACGTTTAATACACCTTCGATTACATCTACTAAAATTGGTGCATAATATTCATCATTATTATTTTTGAAAATTCTATATTCTTTTTGTAATTGAGATAGTATTTTTGTTAATTTATGATTATCTTTAGGTAGAATTCTAAAATGCTTAGCAATGCTTAGAAAACTCCTAGATTTTTCACTTTGTATATATGATACAACTTTTTCTATATCCATTTATTTTTAACTTAAGACGGCTTTAAGTATTATTGCTAAAGCAAATAAAATAAATCCAAAAAACATCATTGAATATTTTAAAACCTTCTTAATTCCCCTTTCTTTTGAGTTTTTAAACAATTCTAAATCGCCTGAACCAACTAGTGCACCTGAGAACCCATTTGAGTCAGGTGACATAGCGAAGGAAATGAGAATAATTATAAAACTAGATAATATTAATATTACTGTTAAAATTGTCATTTTTACTCCTTAATATATACTTTATTTAAAGTATAACACAATTATTATTTAAAGTTAGTTAAATGTTAATGACTTTGAAATCTTTTTCGCAAAAATAATTAATTTATTGGAATTAGTCATTTTTTCATGATTTTTCAAAATCGTATTTTTAGCCGTTTATGCCTATAATATAGTGTTAAAAGGCTAAATAAAAAAAACTTTTTTAAAATTTTAAAGTTTTATAATAGTTGTAATATAAGGTTACTTTTTAATAAAGGAGATTTTATGAACAAAAATATTAAAAAACATATCTTATTAAGTGTATTCTGTGTCTCACCCTTAATTGGAGCAATTTCTTGCTCTAATACTAAAACAGAAAACACAAACATTTCTAAAAGTGTAGTTGATCAAAAAGAAAGTGAAAATAAAGATTCAAAAAACAACACTTTAAATGAAGTTCCGGATAATACTGAAAAAGTTACTGATGGAAATACCAAAAATAATCAAGAAGCTTCTGAAGAGAATAATTTAGAAAACCCAAATGAAAATAACGAAAGTGAAGTTTCAAATGAAGAAGGTAGTGAAGTTGGTTCAAATAACAACGAAGAAGTTGACACTAAACAAAACATTATCAACAAAAGTAATGTAGAAATTGAGCTAAAAAATAATAATGAATTATTAGTGGCACAAGAAAAGTTTCAAGAAATAAAAAATAGAATTAAATATTTTGAATCAGTTAAATTTAATGTTCCTCATTATTTTGCTTTTGTAAAAAACATGGGACCAAACGGTCAAATGAATTTTGAAAATGAAAATCAGACTACAAAACTTGATGATTTAATTTCATATGTTAATGAATTAAATAGTATCACTAAAGAAAATTTAAATTCTGAAACATTTATAAAACTAAAAGATGAATTTGATATTTTAGATGATCAAATTAATCAAATTGATGAGAGAAACAACAAACCTACAGTAGTTTTTAACTCAAAACCAAATTCAGAAGAAATTAAAAAAGAAATTATTAAAGAGTTTGAAAAGTTACAAAAAGATGATTTTTTCAGAGTTGTTTATGATACAAAAAATAATTCAATAAGTATTGATGAAATGTACAAAATTTATACTGATTTAATTTATAACGAATATTATAAATTTCCTTATTTATCAGTAGGTTCTGCTGCTACAGTTAACTTTAAAGAAAAAGATGGAAACGTATTTGTTTTCTCTGGTTCAAGCAACAAATTAAGTACTGATGCTAAAAAAGCGATGGTAGAATATGTAAAAGGCGGACTAAACTTGGTAAACGAAAAAATGTCCGTTTATGAAAAAGTGTTTGCTTTAACTAGTTATGTAGATGATAAGTTAAATTATATGAATCGATCAACTGGTCTTGATGATGCATATTTAAAACATTGAGGAGTTTGCAAGGAATATGTAGAACAAGCTGCTATTTTATATTCTATGGCAGGCTTAGAATTCAGAATAATTACTGGTGAACAACACATTTGATTTACATTTAAAAACGAACAAAATAAATGATTTATAACTGATCCAACTCATTTAGACCCTGGTAATGTTGATGTTGATTATCCTGCTGTTTTTCAAGGTAGTGCAAAATTAATTTCTAAATTAACTGAAATGTTCAAATTTGATAGACATTTAGTTTGAGACGAAAAAATTAACGGTGTTGATCCAAAGCTTTTAGATGAAGTTAATAACAACATAACACAACAAGAAAGTTATTCGTTATTTAATAAATTTATAGATACAAAAAATGAATCTAACTATCATTTTTACGATGGTAAAGTGTTTTTAGTTTCGAAAGGATCATTAAGTTGATTCGATTCAAAAGGAACTAAAAAAATTAATAAATTAACTATAGATGGTTTTGATAACAATGAACTTTTAAACCTACAAGCAAGCTATAAAAATCATATTTATATTATAAAAAATAGCGGAAATAACCAAGAAATATATGATTATAATATTGATAATAATTTAATTAAAAAAGTTGAAGATTTAACTAATAAAATTGATGATTTTGAATATCTATTCAAAGATAACAAATTAATACTTCAAACCCGAATGAGTTCTAATAAAATTTCAGAGTTAGATATAATAAATGATTCTAAAAATAATGATACTTATTACGATTTACAATTAAAACTAAAATTATATTATCTAAAATTTGGATTGTTTTTTGTTAAAGGTTCGAATTCTGAATACGATGAAATCTTAAATAAATTGAATGAATTAGAACGAAAAATCAAAAATAAGGATGAAATCAGTCAAATAAAAACAGACTTAAATTCAATGATTGAAAAGATAGATTATGCTATTAAATAGCGATTATTACAAATTAGAATAAAAATCCATCATATTTTTATTTAGTAAAAATTACTTTTAAACTTTTATCCCTATATTTTAGGCAAAAAAGTAATTGAATTTAATATGTAAAATACTTCTTTTTTATTTTAAAGTGTTATAATCACTTCATAATAAGGAGAGCATATATATATATAAGTCTATTTAAATAGACTGCAAAACAAAGTTTATAAAAGAATGCTTATAAATTAAAAATTAAGGAGGTATTTATGTACTTTGTTAAAAGAAAAAAATTAATTTCTCTTTTACTAGTTGCTGCCACAGCCATGTCTAGTGGTGCGGTAGCGACTTTAATCTATAACTTTACAAAAAATTCTAGTGGCGAACAGTTTAACTACATTAATAAACAAAAAAGCCCGAATTTAATAAATAAAGAGGAACTTGAATTAAATAATAAAAAAATAATTAATTCAAACATAGATCTTAATTTAAAAGAAATTGAGAAAAAAGAACCTTTAGTTATAGAAAAACCAAAAGAAGAAGTTAAAAAAGAAAAAATTATAATAAAACCAATTGAAAGACCGATTGAAAAACCTAAGGTGATTGAAAAACCGAAGCCAAAACCAATCGAACAACCAAAACCAATTGAAAAACCAATCGAACCACCTGCTCCTAAACCAGACCCAGTTCCAGAACCTGAGCCTGAAATAGTTCCGGAACCAAAACCTGGAACAGCAGACACTTATATTGAAGTGGAAGGTGTTAGAGTTAAGGCAAAATTAAAAGGTGTTAAACAACGTCAAATTTCTAGTTACGATAGAGTTAACAAAATTGCTAACAGAGAAGAGTATGTTGCTGTTTTATCCGGAGAATTAATCAGTATTGAAGTTACTGAAGAGTTAAGAAATAAAGTAATTAATAATGCTGCCGCTCACGCGAGAGCTTTAAGAGAAGGTAAAGCAGCTACTGGTATTCTTGGATATGCAAATGAAATTGCTAGTTTGGTTGAATCAGGTGAAAAAACAGCTACTGATTTAGATTGAGCTTTAAACAGAAATGAAAATAACAACTGAAACTGAAGAAATGAATACTGAACTTTCCAACTTTTAATTGAACATGGTAATTTCCAAGAGTTTCTAACTGAAGACGCTAAAATTAAATACCCTCAAATGCTTGCGGAGAAAAAATTCGTAAATGAATTACACCGTAAGATATGAATTATCAAGAATTTAGATTTTTCTAAGTTTACAAAAATGGCACCTGAAGGAGATAGATTCTTGAAAAAAGGTATGGTTTTAGACCCACGTAGTGCTTACTTAAATGCTAATGGTGAATGAACTTCAAGTGGTTGAAGTGGACCAAAACAATTTAATGGTGTCATCATGGAAAGAGAACGTAATAACAGCCAAAAACGTGCCTTCGACTATGATACAGCTTGAGGAAGAAGCCCTGAAGAAATTCAAAACGGTACATACCCAGGTTGAAGTAAAGTACAAATTAATCCTGACTATGATCCTAATTTTAAAGAATTTAAAATTGGAAATATCGATGGTTTAAATATTTTTTCAATGCAAAGAGATGGTGAACCAAAAAAAGAAGAAGGTTATATTAACCAAGGTTATGTTGTTGAAATAGACGCTTCTAAGAGCGGTGCTTACGAACGTACAAAAACACTTGTTAAACAACTTACTGATAAAAAAGTTAATGTTACATCTTACAGAATTAAACACATGGGTAAAGCGGATGCTGGCCAAAACTTTAAAGAAATATTATCTGCCTTACCAACTGATTTAAGACAACTTGAATTATATTTTGATGCCGGTGCTACAAACACTTCATCATTAATCGCTTTAGAAGATAAAAGAATTAAAGAGTTATCACTTTATACAGATGGTAATGCATCACTTGATAGTTGAAGCATTAACCCTTGAGCTTTAAAAGAAACAGCTTGAGTTAATACAATTGATTACAATAATGCTGGTGGATTTGCAAAAGGTGTTACAGTTATATCTAGAATTACATTTGATACTCTTGCTTTTGAAGAAAGCGATATTAAAAAAGAATTCGGTGATGATCATGAAGATAAAAAATTCGAGAGAATTAACCAAGGTCTTAGACGTGCTTACTGAGTAAGAAATAATGAAGCTATTTTCCAAAGTATGGGCCCTGGTTTAAACCCTGACCACAATGAAAA contains:
- a CDS encoding RluA family pseudouridine synthase, producing the protein MFEILATKNDSGRTIYKLIAKYLINLPKSKLESLFRKKDIKINGKRINDKTVIVQENDQIVIYGVYDKKEKGQLFKVEQNFDVIYEDENILIVDKKIGVEVHGSDDSLDNQVLSYLKFKQVDSFKPSHVGRLDKETSGLIIYGKNYQTVKHLNDKITNFEKKYIFKSDFNEPHREIELYFSKDNLTGKIKASPKPKEGSKYSKTILYTEKNKKIAQILTGRKHQIRLTLKFLGKPIYGDIKYGGKKAERLMLHSYYLKLQNLNGDLKYLNGFEFYSLPKW
- a CDS encoding antibiotic biosynthesis monooxygenase, with the protein product MIYAQATIYTIDPEKLKGFIDYLYVFTQKTRMKEKNLSYEYGLMSEEKILVIQRWSTKQDYEDFIKLEEFAKELKILKKMSKNVKNLYQIELTK
- a CDS encoding amidase family protein; the encoded protein is MNRTIKIKGNLKQALENLKNDTNNSVAHLYENPQNSNNGLFKDVVITVKDNYATDNAPTSASSLILENFNTHYNATVIEKFIKEGALIPAKLHLDELALGGTGTHSAYGLVKNKLDPTRLSGGSSSGSIATFDKNISIALASDTGDSVRLPASYNGSVGFKPSYGAISRYGLFAYASSLDTVAYFSHNVNDTIVTSQVLFGKDKHDMTSLDLPIDQVIKTKPNKVAVLDFSKFSEKYVNESMKELTSKLINEGIQVDIIEPNLDILNTIKPTYKVISFSEASSNLANLNGIAFGSRVNGETWEEVIKNTRSEKFGKMVEERLSLGSYFLYSENIEEIFIKAQKARRVIKDYMNDLHEKYDVVIFEAFGGIAPKFDQGSKYGVLEFILTAANLGGYPSITIPFSEHQNLPYNLTLESKIYSDAKLLGIAEYFEELLGGK
- the gatB gene encoding Asp-tRNA(Asn)/Glu-tRNA(Gln) amidotransferase subunit GatB: MKNFEVIIGIEIHIELKTKTKMFSPALIDFNAEPNTYANQIDLAYPGTLPLVNKQAVKYAIALAKALNMKIDDELHFDRKNYFYPDLPKGYQITQFFRPIGSDGTLEIKLPNGNKKEIRIERIHLEEDTARQHHNEDATQLDYNRAGVPLIEIVTYPVIRSADEAAAYVDMIKKTVLALGISEGKLEQGSLRADINISLRPYGYETFGTKVEIKNMNSLSNIKKAIENEIESQAKQLLMGEKILQQTKRFDDKSNSNIVMRTKTGTVEYKYFPEPNIPYIKLSKEFIDSVKLNELPNQREQRYLDNEIQQIYIDSLVDDIELANYFDSIEYPDKNKLSKIFFAEIVSLANTNSVKAYELNIKPSNIKKSLELLDQEIISSKSLKKLIPLLVNYEGEIDNLLEEHNLKQITDQNLIDQIINNIVDKNQKITDEYLTRPEKVLKFVLGMLMKETNGQVNPQLSNQRALKVLDEKYKK
- a CDS encoding tRNA1(Val) (adenine(37)-N6)-methyltransferase; translated protein: MKLDALKNRNIVKNNLGFDSDLYVYQDKDMFNYSVDTILLGNYVTLNPKITRALEIGANNGALSIFVASRSKKLKIDAVEIQKDAYDLAQFNVNFNKLDDQINLINEDFNIFWKEHNKNVNPKYQVIFCNPPFYSFDKTKIKKDWNEAKLIATHEVKLNLDQLFLGCSKIIEQKGYLAVVLPIERSIDAFTLMRKHNFEPKRVQYVFTRSTEKPKFALIEARYQSGWGTHFLPNLYLHADDDKLNHDYLPEIKEIYKPIKIKE
- the metG gene encoding methionine--tRNA ligase, which produces MKKTFYITTPIYYASGNLHIGHLYTTALTWVIANYKKLNGYDVKMLTGSDEHGLKIQQKAEEKGVHPQEFVDDLAVKFQQMWKDFGIEYDYYSRTTSENHKKTIQDIFSYFLKQEFIYKDQYQGLYSIPDEEFLTETQAVKRDGKFYHPTSDHELTLVSEESYFFKMNLFQDWLVEYINKNNEFLAPKKIENEMISNFISKGLEDLSITRTKIDWGIKVNEDPTHTVYVWLDALANYITALGFDINGNHKNDFKEYWENENAEVVHLIGKEIARFHMIYWPIFLKALNLKLPTKIQSHGWIITPTGKMSKSKNNVVDPYKLLEKYDAEIIKYFFVSQSPLGDDIVFDEERFVNIINAELINTYGNLIARTLKMKSNSFASPIKYKKTSFQEDLDVEQEIIKSVDEYKNNFDEFKINKAFQVANELGNQLNKYIDLTKPWTITDLDRLEQILVRLLNGIYALSTYYSVVLPNKVSEVAKALDFNDFKLEEILDFNKFDNKKLAESFILYKRLKFN
- a CDS encoding aspartyl/glutamyl-tRNA amidotransferase subunit C, with translation MTVNKEKIKEIVNSLMFNPSDEVLDHIIENWHELENELKSFDKLDLDKVKPLSHINEEYKIDLLRDDEFDNEFKSINKSQILSNAATSDDDYVTIKKVVK